A region of Nostoc sp. 'Peltigera membranacea cyanobiont' N6 DNA encodes the following proteins:
- a CDS encoding 2-isopropylmalate synthase — MSIASQPDRVIIFDTTLRDGEQSPGATLNVEEKLAIAHQLALLGVDVIEAGFAVASPGDFQAVKTIAEQVGIPGGPIICSLARAIRQDIHAAAEALKGAACPRIHTMISTSDIHLKYQLKKSRSEVLAIASEMIAYAKSFVDDVEFSPMDASRTEPEFLYEVLSRAIAAGATTINIPDTVGYCTPKEIGTLIQGIRENVPNIDRVILSIHTQNDLGLATANALAAIEYGVRQVECTINGIGERAGNAALEEIVMALQVRKPFFNPYFGRPVDADTPLTNIKTQEIYKTSSLVSQLTGMLIQPNKAIVGANAFAHESGIHQDGIIKHRETYEIMEAAAIGLPENRIVLGKHSGRNAFRTRLKELGFELNEADLNKAFNRFKEVADKKKEISDWDLEAIVRDETQIQVESGFQIEHVQVICGDCTCPTATITIVTPDGKILTDASVGTGPVDAVYQAINQLVQIPNQLIEFSVQSVTGGIDALGTVTVRLKHQERIFSGQASDTDIVVAAAYAHINALNRLYRYLQIQRSHFNDMNSAVVSG; from the coding sequence AGCCGGTTTTGCCGTTGCTAGTCCGGGAGATTTTCAAGCTGTTAAAACCATTGCTGAACAAGTCGGAATACCTGGCGGGCCAATCATTTGCAGTTTAGCTAGAGCCATTCGCCAAGATATTCACGCCGCCGCCGAAGCCTTGAAAGGTGCGGCTTGTCCGAGAATCCACACCATGATTTCTACCTCTGATATTCACTTGAAATATCAGTTGAAAAAGTCTCGTAGCGAAGTATTAGCGATCGCATCAGAAATGATTGCTTATGCCAAATCCTTTGTAGACGATGTAGAATTTTCACCAATGGATGCTAGTCGCACTGAGCCAGAGTTTCTTTATGAAGTTTTGTCAAGAGCGATCGCAGCCGGTGCAACAACAATTAATATTCCTGATACCGTTGGTTACTGCACACCCAAGGAAATCGGCACTCTGATTCAGGGAATTCGAGAAAATGTTCCTAATATTGATCGGGTGATTCTTTCTATTCATACTCAAAATGATTTGGGTTTGGCAACAGCTAACGCTTTGGCAGCAATTGAATACGGTGTGCGTCAGGTGGAATGTACTATTAATGGCATTGGGGAACGAGCCGGGAATGCCGCATTGGAAGAAATTGTCATGGCGTTGCAGGTTCGCAAACCATTTTTCAACCCTTATTTTGGTCGTCCGGTTGATGCCGATACACCCTTGACGAATATTAAGACTCAGGAGATTTACAAAACCTCATCCTTGGTTTCCCAATTAACCGGAATGCTGATTCAGCCCAATAAAGCGATCGTGGGAGCAAACGCTTTCGCCCATGAGTCTGGGATTCACCAAGATGGGATTATCAAACACCGCGAAACTTATGAAATTATGGAAGCGGCTGCGATCGGTTTACCAGAAAATCGCATTGTTTTGGGCAAGCACTCAGGAAGAAATGCTTTCCGTACCAGGCTCAAGGAATTGGGGTTTGAATTGAACGAGGCGGATTTGAATAAAGCCTTCAATCGATTTAAAGAAGTCGCCGATAAGAAAAAAGAAATCTCAGATTGGGACTTAGAAGCGATCGTTCGAGATGAAACGCAGATTCAAGTAGAAAGTGGCTTCCAAATCGAACACGTTCAGGTAATCTGCGGTGACTGCACTTGCCCAACTGCAACTATCACAATTGTTACCCCCGATGGCAAAATCCTCACGGATGCGAGTGTAGGCACTGGCCCAGTGGATGCGGTGTATCAAGCAATCAATCAATTGGTGCAGATTCCCAATCAACTGATTGAGTTTTCCGTCCAATCTGTGACTGGCGGAATTGATGCACTAGGAACTGTCACAGTTCGCTTGAAGCATCAAGAGCGGATATTCTCTGGACAAGCGTCTGATACTGATATCGTGGTAGCCGCAGCTTACGCTCATATCAACGCCCTGAATCGTCTTTATCGTTATTTGCAAATACAGAGATCCCATTTTAATGATATGAACTCTGCTGTTGTCTCTGGGTAG
- a CDS encoding cupin domain-containing protein, which yields MSEQTFIQIDPERWLDIEQFPGTKFFPLAEPVSQGSIHLLTMKAGTTIPIHTHPCDEYVYVMNGVVETGGKTCSTGIFWFTPAHTQQGPHIAITDVEILTIRLGAMGVFEPL from the coding sequence ATGTCAGAACAGACCTTTATTCAAATTGATCCTGAGCGATGGCTGGATATTGAGCAGTTTCCTGGTACTAAGTTTTTTCCCTTAGCCGAGCCTGTATCACAGGGTTCAATCCACCTACTGACAATGAAGGCAGGTACAACGATTCCGATTCATACTCACCCTTGCGATGAATATGTTTATGTGATGAACGGAGTGGTGGAAACTGGGGGAAAGACTTGTTCTACTGGAATTTTTTGGTTCACGCCAGCCCACACCCAACAAGGGCCCCATATAGCTATTACAGATGTGGAAATACTCACGATTCGGCTTGGGGCAATGGGCGTATTTGAGCCACTTTAG
- a CDS encoding KTSC domain-containing protein, with product MKLSKVDLSSLVAIAHSDGYLQLLLDRGDELEFLEIPAPIQAYEGLQELNEAIAQTPALPFEEEPIAILPVSSSMAIAVGYDRDEQILQVEFQSGSVYQYLGVDEDTWEDLHSSDSVGSFFNQEIKGRYDCDRLDNADCKLKNI from the coding sequence ATGAAGCTATCTAAGGTAGACTTGAGCAGTTTAGTAGCGATCGCTCACTCTGATGGATATTTGCAGTTGTTGCTAGATCGAGGCGACGAACTAGAGTTTTTGGAAATTCCGGCACCGATACAAGCTTATGAAGGATTGCAAGAACTGAACGAGGCGATTGCCCAAACGCCTGCACTACCATTTGAAGAAGAACCAATTGCTATCTTACCAGTTAGCTCATCAATGGCGATCGCTGTCGGCTACGATCGCGACGAACAAATTTTGCAAGTTGAGTTTCAAAGTGGATCTGTTTATCAGTACTTAGGCGTAGACGAGGATACATGGGAAGATTTACATTCCTCGGATTCAGTTGGCAGCTTTTTCAATCAAGAAATTAAAGGTAGATATGACTGCGATCGTCTAGATAATGCAGATTGTAAGCTGAAAAACATTTAA
- a CDS encoding nucleoside hydrolase yields the protein MSKQLVLMDHDGGVDDYLATMLLLTMDNIELLGVVVTPADCYVKPAVSATRKIIDLMGFSHIPVAESTVRGINPFPTLYRRDSFIVDHLPILNQSETITTPLVEETGQDFTIEVLREASDPVTLMVTGPLTTVAAALDKAPDIEAKIHKIVWMGGALNVPGNVEKSLEAGQDGSAEWNVYWDAVSAARVWETQIEIIMCPLDLTNNVPVTSELVQKMGRQRHYPISDLAGQCYALAIPQDYYFWDVLATAYLGHPEFYQLREWETEIVTTGVSQGRTKVVPGGRKVYAMDRVDKDAFYDYILQQWAR from the coding sequence ATGTCAAAACAACTTGTATTAATGGATCATGATGGCGGTGTAGATGATTATCTAGCAACTATGCTGCTGTTGACAATGGATAATATTGAACTCCTCGGCGTTGTTGTCACACCGGCTGATTGTTATGTCAAACCGGCTGTTAGCGCCACACGTAAAATTATAGATTTGATGGGATTTTCTCATATCCCGGTTGCAGAAAGCACTGTGCGCGGCATCAATCCATTTCCTACTCTTTATCGCCGTGATTCGTTTATCGTTGACCATCTTCCCATTCTCAATCAAAGCGAAACCATCACTACGCCTCTGGTTGAAGAAACAGGTCAAGATTTCACGATCGAGGTGTTGCGCGAGGCATCAGACCCCGTAACATTGATGGTAACTGGGCCGTTGACAACGGTTGCAGCAGCTTTGGATAAAGCACCGGATATTGAAGCCAAGATTCACAAAATTGTTTGGATGGGAGGTGCTTTGAATGTCCCTGGCAATGTGGAAAAAAGTTTAGAAGCTGGACAAGATGGTTCCGCCGAATGGAATGTTTATTGGGACGCGGTTTCAGCAGCGCGAGTGTGGGAAACGCAAATTGAAATTATTATGTGTCCTTTGGATTTAACTAATAATGTCCCAGTTACATCAGAGTTAGTGCAAAAAATGGGGCGACAACGCCACTATCCTATCTCTGATTTAGCCGGACAATGTTATGCACTAGCGATCCCTCAAGATTATTATTTTTGGGATGTGTTAGCAACGGCTTATCTAGGACATCCAGAATTTTATCAACTGCGCGAATGGGAAACAGAAATTGTCACCACTGGAGTGAGCCAGGGGCGTACTAAAGTAGTTCCTGGTGGGCGGAAAGTTTATGCAATGGATCGGGTTGATAAAGACGCTTTTTATGATTACATCTTGCAACAATGGGCACGTTAA
- a CDS encoding nucleoside deaminase, with the protein MDEFMETAIQEAKQGRQEGGIPIGSVLVKDGKVLGRGHNKRVQDGDPVTHAEIDCLRNAGRVGSYRGTILYSTLMPCYLCAGAVVQFGIKKVIVGESKTFPGAKEFMVSHGVEVIDLNLDECEQMMGEFIQTNPELWNEDIGN; encoded by the coding sequence ATGGATGAGTTTATGGAAACTGCAATTCAAGAAGCAAAACAAGGCAGACAAGAAGGTGGAATTCCGATTGGTTCGGTTCTTGTCAAGGATGGCAAAGTTCTCGGCAGAGGGCACAATAAGCGCGTGCAAGATGGCGATCCTGTGACTCACGCCGAAATCGATTGTCTTCGCAATGCTGGAAGAGTTGGCAGCTACAGAGGTACTATACTTTATTCAACCTTAATGCCGTGTTACCTGTGCGCTGGGGCAGTGGTACAATTTGGCATTAAAAAAGTCATCGTCGGAGAATCTAAAACTTTTCCTGGTGCTAAAGAATTTATGGTGTCTCACGGTGTAGAAGTAATCGATCTTAATCTTGACGAATGCGAACAAATGATGGGTGAGTTTATTCAAACTAACCCGGAACTTTGGAATGAAGATATCGGTAATTAG
- the pyrR gene encoding bifunctional pyr operon transcriptional regulator/uracil phosphoribosyltransferase PyrR, translated as MSAKVVEILSSEEIRRTLTRLASQIVERTRDLSQLVLLGIYTRGALLAELLARQIETLEGVVVSVGALDITFYRDDLDKIGLRTPTKSEIPFDLTGKTVVLVDDVIFKGRTIRAALNAVNDYGRPEVIRLAVLVDRGHRELPIHPDFIGKKLPTAKEEVVKVYLQNSDGRDAVELIGD; from the coding sequence ATGTCTGCCAAAGTAGTTGAAATTCTCTCATCTGAAGAAATCCGGCGCACCTTGACTCGTCTTGCTTCTCAAATTGTGGAAAGAACGCGTGATTTGTCTCAACTAGTGCTTCTCGGTATTTATACTAGGGGTGCATTACTCGCCGAATTGTTGGCGCGTCAGATTGAGACGTTGGAAGGTGTAGTCGTGTCAGTCGGCGCTTTGGACATTACATTTTATCGAGATGACCTGGACAAAATTGGATTGCGGACTCCAACGAAAAGCGAAATTCCTTTTGACCTTACGGGGAAAACCGTTGTACTCGTGGATGATGTGATTTTCAAAGGACGAACAATTCGCGCTGCTTTGAACGCAGTTAACGATTACGGTAGACCAGAAGTGATTCGTTTAGCTGTATTAGTAGATAGAGGGCATCGAGAATTACCAATCCACCCAGATTTTATTGGTAAAAAGTTGCCTACTGCTAAAGAAGAGGTTGTGAAAGTTTACCTACAAAATTCCGATGGACGAGATGCAGTGGAGTTAATTGGAGATTAA
- the cbiB gene encoding adenosylcobinamide-phosphate synthase CbiB: MTNSIYILIIAAFLDYLIGDPWDWPHPVQVMGWVISRLTKFSFQLCKSSFAQRLAGIVLSIILIIGSGLIGFLIIQSARWIHPLLGIAIDSILLASCFAGRSLRAAAVAVLQPLTAGDLEKARKILSNYVGRDTQNLSQAEILRAVLETVAENATDGVMAPLFYAIFGVFVPIVGPTPLALAYKASSTLDSMVGYREAPYTYLGWFCARLEDCLTWLPCRLTVVTLALLSGKPKDVWRICRRDAINDPSPNSGWSECVYAAFLGVQMGGTNWYRGVAKYKPLLGDAIYPITATSIQNALQLTRYCFLLWLGIAIAIFLILPNR; encoded by the coding sequence ATGACCAATAGTATCTATATCTTAATAATTGCTGCATTTTTAGATTACTTAATTGGCGATCCTTGGGATTGGCCTCATCCAGTGCAAGTTATGGGGTGGGTAATTTCTCGCCTGACCAAATTTTCTTTCCAATTGTGTAAAAGTTCTTTTGCACAACGCCTAGCTGGAATTGTACTAAGTATTATCCTAATAATTGGTAGCGGTCTTATTGGTTTTTTGATTATTCAAAGTGCCAGATGGATTCATCCGTTGTTGGGAATTGCAATAGATAGCATTCTTTTGGCTAGTTGTTTTGCTGGCAGAAGTTTACGAGCAGCAGCAGTGGCTGTTTTACAACCTTTAACAGCAGGAGATTTAGAAAAGGCTCGGAAGATTTTAAGTAATTACGTTGGTCGAGATACCCAAAATCTCTCACAAGCAGAAATTTTACGAGCCGTTTTAGAAACGGTTGCAGAAAATGCCACCGATGGAGTGATGGCTCCGCTTTTTTATGCAATTTTTGGTGTCTTTGTGCCAATTGTGGGGCCAACTCCCTTAGCTTTAGCATACAAAGCCAGCAGTACCCTTGATTCAATGGTGGGCTACCGAGAAGCACCCTATACTTATTTGGGATGGTTCTGTGCGCGGTTGGAAGATTGTTTAACTTGGCTACCTTGTCGGTTAACCGTCGTGACTCTGGCGCTGTTATCGGGTAAACCAAAAGATGTTTGGCGAATTTGTCGTCGGGATGCAATTAACGATCCTAGTCCCAATTCTGGCTGGAGTGAGTGCGTCTATGCAGCTTTTTTGGGTGTGCAGATGGGGGGTACAAATTGGTACCGTGGGGTAGCTAAGTACAAACCACTGCTAGGAGATGCTATCTATCCCATTACTGCAACTTCTATTCAAAATGCTTTACAGTTGACTCGATATTGTTTTTTACTATGGTTAGGCATAGCGATCGCAATATTCTTAATACTCCCAAACAGGTAA
- a CDS encoding Rrf2 family transcriptional regulator translates to MKLTTRGHYSVKALLDLSLQPKYGPVSVRAIAKRQDIPAPYLEKLLIEMRRASIVKSTRGSIGGYQLAREPAQISIGQILEAVGETSHLPHHTPAPTQAEDWVTFSLWQRLNQKLKEALYSITLADLYYDARSWQASLGEEASFVV, encoded by the coding sequence ATGAAACTAACTACCAGAGGACACTATAGTGTAAAGGCGTTGCTAGATTTGAGTTTACAGCCAAAATATGGGCCTGTATCTGTGAGAGCGATCGCTAAACGTCAAGATATCCCAGCTCCTTATCTCGAAAAATTACTAATAGAAATGCGTCGTGCATCAATAGTTAAATCAACTCGTGGTAGCATTGGCGGATACCAATTGGCAAGAGAACCCGCACAAATATCTATAGGACAAATTTTAGAAGCAGTTGGCGAGACTAGCCATTTACCTCATCACACCCCAGCACCTACACAAGCTGAAGATTGGGTAACATTTAGCCTTTGGCAGAGACTCAACCAAAAGCTCAAAGAAGCTTTGTACAGTATTACTCTGGCAGACCTTTATTATGATGCTCGCAGTTGGCAAGCTTCTCTTGGAGAAGAAGCTAGTTTTGTGGTTTAG